A genome region from Macrobrachium rosenbergii isolate ZJJX-2024 chromosome 42, ASM4041242v1, whole genome shotgun sequence includes the following:
- the LOC136828007 gene encoding centrosomal protein of 19 kDa-like isoform X2, which produces MGEEFIPMKLGVLTQPPALTLVYRNNNGKERQRTMPIRFLNKFGSVNTVVTELKKRHNKHLEKVSEIKVEKMLRILQEVQKGQTIDEAVAVVTKEYDVDPDEDLNKVSEEELAKKKKIMENSFEKNQVKPGDPDYEYDKQIDFASDNKAEAGWDSPGGSQEDDFWS; this is translated from the exons ATGGGAGAGGAATTTATCCCAATGAAGTTAGGAGTGTTGACACAGCCACCAGCACTGACCTTGGTGTACCGGAACAATAATGGGAAAGAGCGACAGCGTACCATGCCCATTAGATTTTTGAACAAATTTGGATCTGTGAACACTGTTGTGACTGAACTTAAGAAGAGGCATAATAAACATTTGGAAAAG gTATCTGAGATAAAAGTAGAAAAGATGCTTCGAATTCTACAAGAAGTGCAGAAAGGACAAACAATTGATGAAGCTGTTGCTGTAGTAACAAAGGAATATGATGTTGATCCAGATGAAGACCTCAATAAAGTGAGTGAGGAGGagttagcaaaaaagaaaaag attatgGAAAACAGCTTTGAAAAGAACCAGGTAAAACCAGGAGACCCAGACTACGAGTATGACAAACAGATAGATTTTGCCAGTGATAATAAAGCAGAAGCTGGCTGGGACTCTCCTGGAGGATCTCAAGAGGATGACTTCTGGTCTTAA
- the LOC136828007 gene encoding centrosomal protein of 19 kDa-like isoform X1, with amino-acid sequence MTWNIMGEEFIPMKLGVLTQPPALTLVYRNNNGKERQRTMPIRFLNKFGSVNTVVTELKKRHNKHLEKVSEIKVEKMLRILQEVQKGQTIDEAVAVVTKEYDVDPDEDLNKVSEEELAKKKKIMENSFEKNQVKPGDPDYEYDKQIDFASDNKAEAGWDSPGGSQEDDFWS; translated from the exons TTGGAACATAATGGGAGAGGAATTTATCCCAATGAAGTTAGGAGTGTTGACACAGCCACCAGCACTGACCTTGGTGTACCGGAACAATAATGGGAAAGAGCGACAGCGTACCATGCCCATTAGATTTTTGAACAAATTTGGATCTGTGAACACTGTTGTGACTGAACTTAAGAAGAGGCATAATAAACATTTGGAAAAG gTATCTGAGATAAAAGTAGAAAAGATGCTTCGAATTCTACAAGAAGTGCAGAAAGGACAAACAATTGATGAAGCTGTTGCTGTAGTAACAAAGGAATATGATGTTGATCCAGATGAAGACCTCAATAAAGTGAGTGAGGAGGagttagcaaaaaagaaaaag attatgGAAAACAGCTTTGAAAAGAACCAGGTAAAACCAGGAGACCCAGACTACGAGTATGACAAACAGATAGATTTTGCCAGTGATAATAAAGCAGAAGCTGGCTGGGACTCTCCTGGAGGATCTCAAGAGGATGACTTCTGGTCTTAA